The following coding sequences lie in one Arabidopsis thaliana chromosome 3, partial sequence genomic window:
- a CDS encoding Ubiquitin related modifier 1 (Ubiquitin related modifier 1; FUNCTIONS IN: molecular_function unknown; INVOLVED IN: biological_process unknown; LOCATED IN: cellular_component unknown; CONTAINS InterPro DOMAIN/s: Ubiquitin related modifier 1 (InterPro:IPR015221), Ubiquitin-related modifier 1 (InterPro:IPR017188), Molybdopterin synthase/thiamin biosynthesis sulphur carrier, beta-grasp (InterPro:IPR016155); BEST Arabidopsis thaliana protein match is: Ubiquitin related modifier 1 (TAIR:AT2G45695.1); Has 30201 Blast hits to 17322 proteins in 780 species: Archae - 12; Bacteria - 1396; Metazoa - 17338; Fungi - 3422; Plants - 5037; Viruses - 0; Other Eukaryotes - 2996 (source: NCBI BLink).), translating to MQFTLEFGGGLELLCDSVKIHKVNINLLNDSDILTMKDLLSWVRTNLIKERPEMFMKGDTVRPGVLVLVNDCDWELSGQLDTTLEDKDVIVFISTLHGG from the exons ATGCAATTTACTCTTGAGTTCGG TGGAGGTTTAGAATTGCTCTGTGACTCCGTAAAGATTCATAAAGTTAACATCAACTTACTCAATGATTCTGATATC TTGACAATGAAGGATTTGCTTTCATGGGTTCGTACCAATTTGATCAAGGAAAGGCCTGAAATGTTCATGAAAGGCGATACCGT GAGGCCTGGAGTTCTCGTGCTGGTTAATGACTGCGATTGGGAACTTAGTGGTCAGCTCGATACAACATTAGAAGATAAAGATGTTATAGTTTTCATTTCGACTCTGCACGGTGGATGA
- a CDS encoding uncharacterized protein (unknown protein; Has 30201 Blast hits to 17322 proteins in 780 species: Archae - 12; Bacteria - 1396; Metazoa - 17338; Fungi - 3422; Plants - 5037; Viruses - 0; Other Eukaryotes - 2996 (source: NCBI BLink).): protein MIGSECAYARRERVSYAYMYRVNTGTESERREENTKITINNR from the coding sequence ATGATAGGGAGTGAATGTGCTTACGCAAGGCGTGAACGTGTCTCATATGCATATATGTATAGGGTGAACACGGGCACAGAGAGTGAACGTAGAGaggaaaacacaaaaataacaataaacaaTCGCTAG